Below is a genomic region from Prunus persica cultivar Lovell chromosome G3, Prunus_persica_NCBIv2, whole genome shotgun sequence.
CTATTCTGAGTCACAGTATAGGTCTTCTGGGCGGCCTCCCATATATCATAAGCAGTAGCACCATGTTCAAACAAGGCATGAACTGGCGTCATGGAATTGAGAAGCCATGACTACACTAGGCAATTATCTTCTTCCCATTCGGCATAGGCAGCAGAATCTGAAGACGGAGCAGGCTTCTTCCCATTGATCCAACTTGCCATACGACGACGAGTAATTGTAATACGCGCACCACGAGACCAAGAGGCATAATTGGAGCCATCCAATTTGTCAAAAGTAATTGGGGTAGAGTAATCACGCGAGGGACGTTCCTCCTTTGTTGCAGACGCACTAGCACTCACCACGATTTTGGAATCATCACCGATGATAGCagcggaaaaaaaaaaaacacaacacgAAGTAGATACGACAGACACAGACACGAGAACCCTAAAAGAAATTAGGGCACACAATAGAACACGAGTGGGCACAACACACACAAAGGTCACCAGAAAGTTGGCTCtgatgccaagtcaaacaatatgggtagaatatttttagatgtatttcatttttcgaaatgaggtatttataatacaaggtTACAAACCCTAAAAGGATTATACtaggaaataagaaaaatcctaattacataatatctatacaaaaaggaaataaataaaatcctaatagaataagaaaaaaatatccTAATATGACTAGGATATCTCGCCAACAAAATTTACATCTTCCCGATTGAAATAAAAACTATGGGGTGTGTATTTATTAGTTCATACTTTTGTGGAATTAATTTTAAACACTTTCATGGAATTAATATgcaattcaaatttttgaagACTTATTAAAAGTGATGGTATTCATTTATGACTTTTAAAATCATTAATAGTTTGGTGgtatccaaaaatcttatcaatTTTAAGAACTTTGTTAAATAATTGACTTTTGAAGGTAAAGTCTTGCCAATTTACTAGAGAATTTTTAATAACTTTGTCATATTATTGGTGTGAAGCTAAACATACCAAACAAACTTCTCCCATTCTTTATATCAGACGCATAAAGTGATGAGAAGCAACTTCTACACTTTTAAATATTCATTCATCTCATCTTCATATTAGCAAATAATCTTGCTGGTCTCATgttgaatgttttttttattcttctcgaAAGCTTGCATCTTGAAGCTTATCAGTTTTGATATCAGGACAACGTAAGAcacaaaatattaataaaaaagcGAAATACATAGTCACGACCTTGCGAGGagtaatatgaaaatttaCCATAACTTCATAGGGGGTAATATAATTAAACATACATCTACGTGTCCCCCACCACTAGTCATAAATATGCAAACCTTAATATATGATCTTAGATATTCCAGTGAGGCATTGGTGAAGTCGATAAGACCAAAGGTACCAGCCGCTGCTTGCTGCACAGACTCACTTGAGGGGGCTACAAATCATGCTTGATCAAATTTACAATCCACTTCTCAGAAGTAATTGGAGAGATTCAGGACAGTATGATGGAATGATTGTGGTTGTAGAGCATGAATCTGCCCCATTTATTTAACAAAACTTAATCTGACTGTAAAAAAGATTTTGATTTGCATATTTACGCACAATGTTGAtaatgtgtgtgagaaatttcgttttctttgtaatttaaaCCTCgttttgataaattatttcGGCCAATGAAGTTATTACAACCAATAATACACTAAAAATGTACAACAAATCTGACATCAAAGTGCCGAGCATCTCCCTGCTGCTACCCTTACTTTCGTGCATCCCAACACAACCCCACTATACTTTGCCTTATACCAATTAGCactaatttgaaaatttaaagtccaaaaataaaattaaaaaaataatgccaATAGAATATTAACGAATCATCACATACACACCCAAAATCAGCTAAAGCGGTACAATCCTAgtcctccttttctttctaaaaacCACAGATGCACATGTTCCTTCCTGCAACCCAATCATTCATTATCTGAGTGGTCCCCTTCTTTAAAGCTAAACACAACACGTGACTGCACAggtcagcagcagcagccaaGTCACCTAGAATAATGTGACTTCTTTCCATGTTCATCATGTCTTCAAAATCAGCAAACTTGCTCACACGGTGAGTATAATCAGTTGTATACAACTGTGCGtctatttttcttataattgattcgtcttcaatttcttcaaaagACCGATGTAGTTTTGAAATCAATTATCCAAAATGCTGACATGATTTTCAATAGACATGAATTTAGGGTATAATTTGTTTGGAGACCACATGATGAGATTTCATTAGGCCCTTAATTAACCACACTAGAGGAAATTAAATGATGATTAGGAGGAAACATTGAGGAGCTGTTCTTTTTCAGGAGTTGTTATGGTGTCTGAGGGTGGTGTTGGTGATTGAGCAACGTTCTCCATCTTCTTGAGGTTTTGTTGGTGATATACTTGCCTTAGCCTCTCTATTTCCCTCTTCAATGCTTCTTGATGAGCTGCattgttttttataaataaataaataaataaaaaacccaaatataAGGTTAAAATCATTTCATAATTACATGTGACTTTTGACAACCCAACCcacattattaaaattttgcaCATGAGAAGTTCACATGTAAACACATGCCTATACGTTAGAGACCATTATTATATTACTTTATCCCTAATCACTTATCTTCCCTCCTAaacttgtataaaataaaaataaaaaaataaaaaaattcatacatCTTCAAGGAGTTCACCTAACATTCCTTAAAAGAATATGAAACTTTATTTTCCTcttaaaactatgtaatacattATGTATCACAGTTGTTGTGGACTGCATTTATAATTTGATTCATAAATGTGATCTATCTAACATTACTCGTACCTCCGTCCCACCACTCTAATATGATCCCCTCTTCTACTTGCAGAGTAGGAAGTGCCACATGATATGATGCATCATCtccttaattttcttcctACTCTTAGCATGCATGGATGACCTTTTTGAGGCTGCTTTGCGCTGCGCATTGATTGTTGGTGGATCAAATAAGTCTCTTTATCTAATCTAGAggtctttttccattttcatagTTTTGAGTACCAAGCATAACCACCCTTTTATGGCTTGCagttcttatatatatatttttttcctaaCATGGCTGAGGGAATTAATTAGATCTCAGTACACCAGTATAAAAGTTGGTAGCTAGGAGCTCAACTGACTGAAGGACAATAATGTTCTTCATTCAATTAtgataaattaaaattgataaaaaaaatatatatatattataaaatttgataTTTGAACACACGTGACCTAGATTGAAATTGatcttaattatatattttttctatatgtataatcaataaattactctaaattaatctaatctacaAGAACGGGGACTCGAACTTGGGTGTAAGGGGTCGACTCATTGTCCTAGCCAACTACCCTAACCCAGGTCTACATATGCCATGAACTTAAAACCATGTCCAAAATCATGatgttttgtttcaaaataaaatgaacaaGATTCATATTactaattatgtaattttGTGAAGTTAAATAATTGATGATATAAAAGTGTAATTATATATACGTACCATctttgaaaatcttatcctgCGCCAATGCTGCAATTCTTTGTTTGAGAGCACTGTTGTCGACATTTAGCAGCAAGCGTTGATGGTCAAGAAACGCAACCCGCGGTGACAAAACTGAAACTTCAGCCTTCGTtttgcaaccaaaaaaaagagtcaGTAAAATTTAgtctaattaaattaattaatcagcTAGTAATTAAGGTATAATTTCAcaacgaaattaattaattaaattcagAATTTACATAGTTAACCTACTTGTAGAGAGGTAACGCTGCGTTCGAGTTCTGATATGTACTGCAGCTTCCTCACCCGTGATCTTTGTGCAGATTGTCTGTTTGCCAAGATTCTAATGCAAACACAAAAACAcgtaattaaaaatttaattcaacatatttttacaaaattacaaaagggTAATTACGTTATTGGAAAATGACTCTGCGTTGCATGATTTACCTCTTGACCCTTTTTGGATCAATTTTCCTGTCATTGGACTTGCTCTTCGTTGTATCATTTGGATTTGGTTGTTCGCATTGGCTTTCCACCTCTTCAGATTCGTTCTTCAGCTGCTTGTGATGAGGCGCATCCGCTTCTTTCTCGTCCTCATTAATGCTGTTATGGTCGGAAGGCGAGGACGGGTTCGAGGACGAGCCGGTGGGgccggcggcggcggcggcagCAGAGATTTCTTCGGTTGTGAACATGGACATGAATTGTTCGTCGTCAAACCTATCAAACTCGTGGTTGTTGGGGTGTGAACCATGCGGTGCACGGCATTCGTCCTGCATTGGTGTCTCGAGGAAGGTAATGGAGTCGCTGACCGATCTCCGGTGGGACCCACGTCTCGCCGAAGAGAAGTCGATGAATTCATCAACCCAACAAGAGTTTTGAGATGCGGTGGTGGCGTTGACCGCAGGGGCATTTCCATTGGGTGCAAAATGGCCCATGGGAGGCATCTTTTGGTGAGAAAAGTCAGGCCAACTGGGTGTCATGCTTGGGATTTTAGGAGGTAATTGTGCCATAATGTACACAAATTAACCACAATCTCAATCAAACTTGGAATGTTAAAATGAttaagagagacagagagagagagagagaatgaaagaGAGGAGATGAGGGATATGAGTCTCGgaagaaaccaaacaaaattacAAGCTCCAACAAAGGctcctatatatatacccaaaaaaaaaaatacacacaaACCAGGGAATGTTGAAGGTTCAATCATGAATATTGTTTGAGGAGGGGGGGTTAAGAAAGAAACCCACGAGACAACATGATTATATTTTgagcttcttcttttatttttaatattttttattatttatttaatgaaataaattttatctCGATCTCTATTGTGCAGTGGGGTCACATGGGGGAGGGAGGGATCGGACAGCTATTGCCAGCTGGGAGGAGGTTGGGGCTCAACGGTTTTACTGGAAAGTCGCCAGTACTAGTTTTAATAACTAGCGGAATCAGCCACCACGTGCCCTCGTGCCCGTCTCTTTAGTGGGGGAGCTTATAATAATAGCctcatgatttttattttttctttctttctttcttttttgcattttgCATCCAAGAGAACATTTCCAATGATGTTCTGACCGTCTGATCCAACCACATGTGGTGGGGGAATGATTCATATAGCACCAAGTACTAACCAAAGTATCATGGCCATTTTTAGGAATTACTTATCGTATTaagaattattttctttcGTAAATATGAGTTAGGTCAGTTGATCATAACAGTGTGTTCGTTTCTTTGTATCTAAGTTCGAGTCTCCCTTTCTTTAAATCAGAGTACTTTTTagagagattcactattatacccaatataggagctcaaattataaaaataccatatatgaaatagactttagaaacacacccaaaattcatttacaacataacaaaaagacttttaacttcttttaaattacaaaactgtcattcatttcttaaaacaaactcaatcccaaaacatcataaaaaagcccaaaacactcaatagggcatcaaagtaatttaataatcaaaattaaattcaataaggtcagctgtcattttttgagtttttttgggtttatttatagaaattaagtGATGTtggatttatttatattattagtgctaaaaatgagtatatgactaaatatctctaattTTTATAGTTAAAAAAGATTATTAGGAATTTTGACCGATGACCCAATTATTAGTTTCTGTCATTTTGTGTTATCAAAGTGACTCTAGGGGTGGTAAATAATTAACTGAAGACTATCCCAAACTGTAAAGGTTGAACTAATTAAATTGAGTTAACTACTTTTAGGGTTTCATAATAAAGAGAAGTAGGGTTTAATAATCACATCTCTCTCAGTTCGGGATCCACATAAAATTTATGTCTAATTTAAGTTGTATATCTTTGACAGTAACATCCCTGTCATGAGTTTGGGATATTCACGTGAAATTGAACTCTAATGAGTCTTACTAACATACGTACGTAATCGATTaaccaaataaagaaaacacgAAAAACCATTCGCATTGAAGCTTCTTGGTGTGAGGGTTATGCACAGGAGGTGGACctagtattatatatatatatatatatatatatatatgtgtgtgtgtgtattattAAAAGGCTGAATTAGCAGTTGTAAGGTAATCTTAATATAATAGTGGGATTAGGGGATTTGGGCATGATGCTTGAAGGAAAGGGTGGATAAAGAAACTGTAGGGAATCACGTCACAGCTCCCATGTGAATTGTTCGGATGGATGCTGTAATTAAGCTTCCTTTGCTTTGTCCCCAAACCATACCCACATGTAGCTATAtgtcctcttcttcttcttcttcttctctctttctctctccctctcttggTTTCGTGGTACCTTCCATCTGTACCTCAACTGGAATTTATGTAGTTTTTAATGAACGAGGATAAAATAGAAGTACTTGGGAGGCACTAATTATGATTAGAGGGGTGTTTAGAATATACATTAATTTGCCGCCTTTATCAAGGAAGTGCCTGCCGTATTCACGGATGTGCTTAATTCATATAGAAAATGAACATGGTAGCTGGTACTtcatttgctctctctctctctctctctctctctctctctctctctctctctctctctctctctctctctctcatgtacATGTATTCTGTTATTGATTTGTATACATAAAATCAACATATTTTAGTTAGTCCAATCTATGTGAGAGCTGTGATATCAGTAAATATGGTAATAATACAGTTTTATTCAAAGGTATATGtgattgtttattttgttgttctttttAAACATGGATATAGCAACAGGGGTATAGTTCTCAAAACCATTCTTTAAGAAATGGAATGAATTGCAAATCTATGTTATGCCAGTTGGTCAGTGTAATGATTTTGTTTCCCTATACCCAAGTTCAAATTCCCCTTTCTATAAATaagattaatttagagtaattttagactatcgcttatatattaaaaatggaATGATCTTATTACAAGCTAAAACCTAAAGCTAAAGACTTAAAACACAATTGATGAGAAGTTGAGGCCAACGTTGTTTCCCATGGAATAGTGTTTTCTATTATCCCAGATATTTTGAGGCATCATCCTTATATTAATTGATGTTGATGTCCAAATATGGTTTCAACTTTAGATGATGAAGTATGGGGTCTTCGACAGAGATAGGAAGGTGCGGATCTTCAGCAAGGAGATTTTCGGTAGAAAGGTTGACCTAcagaagagggaaaaaaaaaaaagcaatcatCAAGCTTTGAGCATCGGTGTGGTACTTGTTGAAGGCTCTCTAACGCTTAAGTTAGCAAGTGTGGGGGACACAATAATTTTGACACTATTCCCCTTTTATAGAGAAATGGAAGTGAGTatttgcacaaagtttcgatgtgggactttgtgcaaatCACTGTGGGGGCGATAAGTGTCCAAGGCTTAAATTCTGTAAGCTGAAGCTTCAATAGGCTATTGTCACATCAGAGGAAGACGTATCTTCGTATCTTCGGAAGCTGAGATCATGTTAGATGTTTTCTAGAACTGTTTTCCCTTCGGTAGGCTGTATGTTTGTCTGCACCAGTCCCTCAATGTCGAATGTGCTTGGTTGATTATGGTACAAACAGTAATCCCCCAAGTTGCCGATCAAGAAGTTGCTTCTAGGTTAGAAACTTGTAAAATGCCGAACAATCAACTCGAGCGATTCGGTGTGACAGACGCCGTAGGCAGTCCCTCAAGTTTGCAAGTTAGGAGTCGCTTCGGCAATGAGGTAACTGGGCTAAACTGTGAAGTGAACGTGGGGCAGGCAGCTAGACTATTGGCATCAATCTTACCAAATAGGGGAGAGCGCATATGTCGCACAAAAGGTTCTCCTACACGATCAGTAATAGAGTATGCGTGTCGCGCAAGGAGTTCTCCCCGACATGATTGGCACGGAGCTTATCGATTGGTAGGAGGAGTGAGCATGTCGCACGAGGAGCTTTCCCTACACGATCATCACAGTGCTTGTCGATTGACATGGGGTGATTTCGCCCATGTCACGCGAGAGTCTCTTGCACGATTGACACGGTGCTTGCAGATTGGCATAGGGTGATTTTGCATATGTTGCACGAGAGTCTTCAACACAATTGGAACGGTGATTGCCGATCGACTGGGGGTGATTTTGCGTGTGTCACAAGAGAGTCTCCCTCATGATTGGCACAGTGCTTGCCAATTGGTAGGGGGTGACTTCGTGCTTGTCGTGTGAGAGTTCCTTACATGATCGACATGGGCCTTGTCGATTGGCAGGGTGACTTTGTACTTGTCGCTCAATAGTCCCCTGCAAGATTAGCATGGGCCTTGTGATCGAAGGGGTTCGTCTTCACCCTGCTGAATCATGTAGAGATCGTCTGCCGAATA
It encodes:
- the LOC18779316 gene encoding basic leucine zipper 61 codes for the protein MAQLPPKIPSMTPSWPDFSHQKMPPMGHFAPNGNAPAVNATTASQNSCWVDEFIDFSSARRGSHRRSVSDSITFLETPMQDECRAPHGSHPNNHEFDRFDDEQFMSMFTTEEISAAAAAAGPTGSSSNPSSPSDHNSINEDEKEADAPHHKQLKNESEEVESQCEQPNPNDTTKSKSNDRKIDPKRVKRILANRQSAQRSRVRKLQYISELERSVTSLQAEVSVLSPRVAFLDHQRLLLNVDNSALKQRIAALAQDKIFKDAHQEALKREIERLRQVYHQQNLKKMENVAQSPTPPSDTITTPEKEQLLNVSS